A window of Desulfovibrio sp. TomC genomic DNA:
CAGGCCATAGGCGTCCATGGCCGTGCGCAACAGCTCAAAGCCCGGGATATTCGCCCCGGCCAGGCGCGCATCCTCACCCCGGGCCAGCCGGGCCGCCACATAGGCCACCCGGGCCGGGTCAAGCCGGTCCCGGCAGACCACCGATTCCCGGAAACAGCTCCAGCAGTTCCGGCAGGACAACTGCGGGCGCAGGATGAAATGGCCGGGCTGGTAGGGGCCGGTCTCGTGGGGACTGACCGGCCCGACAGACACATTGAGCACCCGCCAGCCGGTCCAGGCGGCCAGATGCATGGGACCGGTGTCCGGGGTGACGAGCAGGTCCATCCGCTGGCCCATCATGGCCAGTTCCTTGAGTCCCAGCCGGCCGCACAGGTTGGAGACAGGGACCCCGGCCAGCCGGGCCGCCTCGGTCCCAAGGTCGACCTCCTCCGGGCCGCCAAGGAGCACCGGCACCAGCCCCCGGCGCGCCAGCTCCCGGGCCAGGACTGCAAAAAAGGCCGGGCCGGGCCGCTTTTCCGGCTGGCTGGCCCCCAGAAACAGCCCCACCGTGCGCCGCCCCGGACCGCCTTGGCGCGGAGCCGGCCAGGTGGTCTGGGCGATCAACCCGGCTGGAACCAGATCCAGGGCGTTAAATTCTGCCCAGTGAAAGCGGCTGTGGCGATTGAGGTGGACGACCGAGGCCCGGTAGAGCTGCCAGTCGCCGCGCACCCGAACGACCCCGGCCGGGTCGGCCACCGGCCCAAGCCGGGTTTCGGCCGGAATCTCGC
This region includes:
- a CDS encoding glycosyltransferase family 9 protein, with product MAVSADTRPIAVIQTQRMGDLILTYPLLLWLARSHPGQAVTVVAEASFAGSLSAISPTAEYVPLERARERLCGREHSLVVNLGIRPEAARLAGEIPAETRLGPVADPAGVVRVRGDWQLYRASVVHLNRHSRFHWAEFNALDLVPAGLIAQTTWPAPRQGGPGRRTVGLFLGASQPEKRPGPAFFAVLARELARRGLVPVLLGGPEEVDLGTEAARLAGVPVSNLCGRLGLKELAMMGQRMDLLVTPDTGPMHLAAWTGWRVLNVSVGPVSPHETGPYQPGHFILRPQLSCRNCWSCFRESVVCRDRLDPARVAYVAARLARGEDARLAGANIPGFELLRTAMDAYGLRRLEPLSPTVGAGPDARELVGEFWRAAFGHFFGLWEADLPRGAAAALAGGHPALHRALSRGLARLGGALGREVRRGSIPDASFAAAFAPGIRPLAGYLERLLQNSDSDRTSRLACLTLLERTAGLFAG